The proteins below are encoded in one region of Planifilum fimeticola:
- a CDS encoding long-chain-fatty-acid--CoA ligase — MTEKKIWHQHYPEEVPATLEYPKAYLTDFLLESAREFPKRDAVHFMGKRITYQELLEDVYRFAHALADLGVRKGDRVSIMLPNTPQAVIAYYGALFAGAVVVQTNPMYMERELKHQLSDSGAETIICVDLVFDKVKKVMEETPLKRVIVTSIKDYLPFPKNLLYPLKMIKEGQHVDISYGGNIHRFSDLIRKAPANPVTMPVESPDELALLQYTGGTTGLAKGAMLTHRNLVANTVQCAAWMYRGRRGKEKTLGILPFFHVYGMTVVMNYSVYMAATMILLPKFDAGQVLKTIAEEKPTLFPGAPTMYVALINHPDIEKYDLSSVEACLSGSAPLPVEVQERFEKLTGGRLVEGYGLTEASPVTHANPVWGRRKTGRIGLPWPDTDCRIVNPETGEEVKQGEVGELQVRGPQVMKGYWNRPEETEKVLKDGWLSTGDMAFMDEEGYFAIMDRKKDVIIAGGFNIYPREVEEVLFEHPAVQEAAVVGVPDPYRGETVKAFIVLREGEKITEEELDAYCRERLAAYKVPRRYEFRSELPKTTVGKVLRRVLVEEEKQG, encoded by the coding sequence ATGACAGAAAAGAAGATCTGGCATCAGCATTATCCGGAGGAAGTCCCCGCAACCCTGGAGTACCCCAAAGCGTATCTGACGGATTTTCTTTTGGAGTCCGCTCGGGAGTTTCCCAAGCGGGACGCCGTTCACTTCATGGGAAAGCGAATCACGTATCAGGAGCTCCTGGAGGATGTATACCGTTTCGCTCACGCCCTGGCGGATCTGGGGGTGCGCAAGGGGGACCGGGTTTCGATCATGCTCCCCAACACGCCCCAGGCGGTCATCGCCTATTATGGAGCCCTGTTTGCCGGGGCGGTCGTCGTCCAAACCAACCCCATGTACATGGAGCGGGAATTGAAACACCAGCTGTCGGATTCCGGCGCGGAAACGATCATCTGCGTGGATCTGGTTTTCGACAAGGTGAAGAAGGTGATGGAGGAGACCCCGCTGAAGCGCGTCATCGTCACCAGCATCAAGGATTATCTCCCCTTTCCGAAGAACCTCCTGTATCCGCTCAAAATGATCAAGGAAGGTCAGCATGTGGACATTTCTTACGGAGGAAACATCCACCGCTTCTCCGATCTCATCCGGAAAGCACCCGCGAATCCGGTGACGATGCCCGTCGAATCCCCCGATGAACTGGCCCTCCTCCAGTATACTGGCGGAACCACGGGGCTTGCGAAGGGAGCGATGCTGACCCATCGCAATCTGGTGGCCAATACCGTCCAGTGCGCCGCGTGGATGTACCGGGGGAGGCGCGGAAAAGAAAAAACCTTGGGAATTCTGCCCTTTTTCCATGTTTACGGGATGACCGTGGTGATGAATTATTCCGTGTACATGGCGGCGACGATGATCCTCCTGCCGAAATTTGATGCCGGACAAGTCCTCAAGACGATTGCCGAGGAGAAGCCGACCCTCTTTCCCGGCGCCCCTACGATGTATGTGGCCCTGATCAATCATCCCGATATCGAAAAGTACGATCTTTCCTCGGTTGAAGCTTGCCTCAGCGGATCCGCGCCCCTTCCCGTCGAAGTGCAGGAGCGGTTTGAAAAATTGACAGGAGGACGCCTGGTCGAAGGGTATGGATTGACGGAGGCTTCCCCCGTCACCCACGCAAATCCCGTTTGGGGCCGCCGAAAAACCGGCAGGATCGGTCTGCCGTGGCCGGACACCGATTGCCGGATTGTCAATCCGGAGACCGGCGAAGAGGTGAAGCAGGGAGAGGTCGGTGAGCTCCAGGTTCGCGGTCCCCAGGTGATGAAGGGGTACTGGAACCGGCCGGAGGAGACGGAGAAGGTGCTCAAGGACGGATGGCTGAGCACCGGAGACATGGCTTTCATGGATGAGGAAGGATATTTCGCCATCATGGACCGCAAAAAGGACGTGATCATCGCCGGCGGATTCAACATCTATCCGCGGGAGGTGGAAGAGGTGCTGTTTGAACACCCGGCGGTTCAGGAAGCGGCCGTCGTCGGTGTTCCGGATCCCTATCGGGGGGAAACCGTGAAGGCGTTTATCGTTCTCAGGGAGGGCGAGAAAATAACGGAGGAGGAACTGGATGCCTACTGCCGGGAGCGGCTGGCGGCTTACAAGGTTCCCCGCCGCTACGAGTTCCGCTCCGAATTGCCCAAGACGACGGTGGGCAAGGTCCTCCGACGGGTATTGGTTGAAGAAGAAAAGCAGGGGTGA
- a CDS encoding purine/pyrimidine permease, with product MENSKVRRWGAEAIAAVQWLIFLVANTVALPVVIAEIFQFTPSETAALMQRTFLVVAIGSLLQGWLGHRLPLMDGPAGIWMGVFAILGSQALAQGSDAREVLQSLEGAMLVTGGCFLILSMTGVLGRMLSLFTPLVTGTYLLLLVSQLSGIFFQGMLTGANGDFDPLSALIALGVFFLVLLLSAVGRGWWKSYAMLIGMLAGWILFFALGRASGTEISTGSPVPSVFEWGLPRVGMESAVTGILVAFVLLSNMVASLAAVGEAVRGRSHVNIRELNRGSWVSGINHGLSALFSTGGMVPLSVSAGFIRLTGVRGRSPFLFACLLMIGVSLVPTLTEALASIPGPVVYAALLASFVQMAGTALRTVMEHPLDERRTTIFGISLVLGVGTMFLPTPFFDAFPPAVRYVLENGLLVGTLAVFFLEQLWRERKRLSSDPGGNNGDQHREKRLKEGIPSEQAGEGKAEGDYR from the coding sequence ATGGAGAATTCAAAGGTGCGCCGTTGGGGAGCTGAAGCCATTGCCGCCGTGCAGTGGCTGATCTTTTTGGTGGCCAACACGGTGGCGCTGCCGGTGGTGATCGCCGAGATTTTTCAATTCACACCTTCGGAAACCGCCGCCCTGATGCAGCGGACGTTTTTGGTGGTGGCGATCGGATCGCTGCTGCAGGGATGGCTGGGACACCGGCTGCCGCTCATGGACGGACCTGCGGGCATTTGGATGGGGGTGTTCGCCATCCTGGGGAGTCAGGCTCTCGCGCAGGGCAGCGATGCCCGGGAGGTATTGCAGTCGTTGGAGGGGGCGATGCTGGTCACCGGGGGATGTTTTTTGATCCTCTCCATGACGGGAGTGTTGGGAAGAATGCTTTCCCTTTTCACTCCCCTGGTGACGGGGACTTATCTGCTTCTGCTCGTCTCTCAGCTGAGCGGGATCTTTTTTCAGGGAATGTTGACCGGTGCAAACGGCGATTTTGATCCGCTTTCCGCTTTGATCGCCCTGGGGGTGTTTTTTCTCGTCCTTCTCCTGTCCGCCGTCGGGAGAGGATGGTGGAAAAGTTATGCGATGCTGATCGGGATGCTCGCCGGATGGATTCTTTTTTTCGCTCTCGGGCGGGCCTCCGGGACGGAGATCTCGACCGGTTCGCCGGTTCCGTCCGTGTTTGAATGGGGGCTTCCGCGCGTCGGAATGGAGTCGGCGGTTACCGGAATCCTCGTCGCTTTCGTCCTGCTGTCCAACATGGTGGCCAGTCTGGCAGCCGTCGGCGAGGCGGTCCGCGGCCGCAGCCATGTGAATATCCGGGAGTTGAACCGGGGAAGTTGGGTGAGCGGGATCAACCACGGCTTGTCCGCCCTGTTCTCCACGGGCGGGATGGTTCCCCTTTCCGTGTCGGCGGGTTTTATCCGGCTGACCGGAGTAAGGGGAAGGAGCCCCTTCTTGTTCGCCTGTCTGCTCATGATCGGGGTTTCCCTGGTTCCGACCTTGACGGAGGCGCTTGCCTCCATTCCGGGTCCCGTCGTCTACGCCGCCCTCTTGGCCTCCTTCGTCCAAATGGCGGGCACCGCGTTGCGGACGGTGATGGAACACCCCCTGGACGAGCGGCGAACGACGATTTTTGGAATCAGCCTGGTGTTGGGGGTCGGGACGATGTTTCTCCCCACTCCGTTTTTTGATGCGTTCCCTCCGGCGGTAAGATATGTGCTCGAAAACGGACTCCTCGTCGGAACGTTGGCCGTATTTTTCCTCGAGCAGCTCTGGCGGGAAAGGAAGCGTTTGTCATCGGATCCGGGTGGAAATAATGGGGATCAGCATCGGGAAAAACGCTTGAAGGAAGGGATCCCCTCTGAACAAGCCGGAGAAGGAAAAGCTGAAGGAGATTACCGTTGA
- a CDS encoding spore germination protein: protein MNKPEKEKLKEITVDRSLRKNIEILNRVLGVGKSFDVICRELTYGGKDFALYFVNGFAKDDILNRVMDHLSKLERKDLVPGTINRLIRTHVPYLEVESTKKIDEVVTAVLSGPLALLVDGEEEAILIDARTYPARNPEEPDVERVVRGSRDGFVETLVFNTALTRRRLRDPSLRMEYLQVGTRSKTDICIAYLEDVADPELVETVRNSLSRIQVDGLTMAEKSLEEFLFRRFWNPYPMVRFTERPDVAAVHLLEGHVLIYVDSSPSVMITPTTFFHHLQHAEEYRQKPGVGAFLRWVRFLGIGASLFLIPLWYLFVLEPELLPADLRFLGPEKIGDVPLFLQILTAELGVEILRMASIHTPSPLATALGLIAAVLLGEMAVKVGLFNVEVILYVALASIGTFATPSYELGLANKISRLVFLVGVALGKLPGLILTVGIWFLLLATTRCLNTPYMWPLVPFNGKALWDVMVRSPMPIKSKRPRVLSPSDPDRREG, encoded by the coding sequence CTGAACAAGCCGGAGAAGGAAAAGCTGAAGGAGATTACCGTTGACCGTTCCCTCCGAAAAAATATCGAGATTTTGAACCGGGTGCTCGGCGTGGGGAAAAGCTTCGATGTGATCTGTCGCGAACTCACCTATGGAGGGAAAGATTTCGCCCTGTATTTTGTGAACGGTTTTGCCAAGGACGACATCCTGAACCGGGTGATGGATCACTTATCCAAGCTGGAACGGAAGGATCTCGTCCCCGGGACGATCAACCGGCTGATCCGCACCCATGTGCCCTATCTCGAAGTGGAATCCACAAAGAAGATCGACGAAGTGGTGACGGCGGTCCTGTCCGGTCCGCTGGCCCTGTTGGTCGACGGGGAAGAAGAGGCCATCCTGATCGATGCCCGAACGTATCCCGCCCGCAATCCGGAAGAACCGGATGTGGAGCGGGTGGTTCGGGGATCCCGGGACGGTTTTGTGGAGACGCTCGTCTTCAATACCGCCCTGACCCGCCGCAGGCTCCGGGATCCTTCCCTTCGCATGGAGTACTTGCAAGTAGGTACCCGCTCAAAAACCGACATCTGCATCGCTTATCTTGAGGATGTGGCGGACCCCGAGTTGGTGGAGACGGTCCGGAACTCCCTGAGCCGGATTCAGGTGGACGGATTGACGATGGCGGAGAAGAGCCTGGAGGAGTTTCTGTTCCGGCGCTTCTGGAATCCCTATCCGATGGTCCGTTTCACGGAACGGCCCGACGTGGCGGCGGTCCATCTGTTGGAGGGACATGTGCTGATCTATGTGGACAGCTCCCCCAGCGTGATGATCACTCCCACCACCTTTTTTCACCACCTGCAGCATGCGGAGGAATATCGGCAGAAACCGGGGGTGGGGGCTTTTCTCCGATGGGTTCGGTTTCTCGGGATAGGGGCCTCCCTCTTTTTGATCCCCCTGTGGTATCTGTTTGTCCTGGAACCGGAGCTCCTCCCCGCGGATCTGCGCTTTCTCGGACCGGAGAAGATCGGGGATGTTCCCCTCTTTCTGCAGATCCTGACGGCGGAGCTGGGGGTGGAGATCCTGCGGATGGCGTCGATCCACACGCCGTCCCCCCTGGCCACGGCACTGGGTTTGATCGCCGCCGTTCTGCTCGGTGAAATGGCGGTAAAGGTGGGGCTGTTCAACGTGGAGGTGATTTTGTACGTGGCCCTTGCTTCCATCGGCACCTTTGCCACCCCCAGCTATGAGCTGGGCCTGGCCAACAAGATTTCCCGGCTGGTTTTTCTCGTCGGGGTCGCCCTGGGAAAATTGCCGGGGCTGATCCTCACCGTAGGAATCTGGTTCCTCCTGCTTGCGACGACCCGATGCCTCAACACCCCCTACATGTGGCCGCTGGTCCCCTTTAACGGAAAAGCGTTGTGGGATGTGATGGTCCGTTCGCCCATGCCGATCAAATCGAAACGTCCGCGGGTGCTGTCTCCGTCGGATCCGGATCGCCGGGAAGGATAG
- a CDS encoding RsmB/NOP family class I SAM-dependent RNA methyltransferase, giving the protein MAQLPNEYLEQMNALLKEEYPAFLATYEEPPSKGLRVNTLKIGVEEFLQRVPFRLEPIPWCGEGFYFEPEEDRPGKHVYHAAGLYYIQEPSAMAPVVALDPRPGERVLDLCAAPGGKTTQIAARMRGQGLLVANEIDPRRVKVLVENLDRLGVSHAVVLTESPRRLSRRFVGFFDRILVDAPCSGEGMFRKDPDVCGRWSPRATRRCADVQLEILEAAAAMLRPGGRLTYSTCTFNPVENEEVILRFLEQHPEFELKPVPQAEHYREGRPDWVDGPSQLARSARLWPHHLRGEGHFVAVMEKTGGPEGTAPRPGAFPPVSADAKNKLKQFARETLAEGPPDGPFTLYGEHLYLLPGPLPTLKGLKVERPGCYLGQVKKGRFVPSHSWSMTLTPDRVKRAVSFAEDSPELHRYLRGETLPHSGEKGWVLVTVDRFPLGWGKISGGMLKNHFPKWLRWD; this is encoded by the coding sequence GTGGCACAGCTCCCCAACGAATACCTGGAACAAATGAACGCACTCCTGAAGGAAGAATATCCCGCCTTCCTCGCCACCTATGAAGAACCGCCATCCAAAGGCCTCCGGGTGAACACCCTCAAAATCGGGGTGGAGGAATTTCTTCAGCGGGTTCCCTTCCGCTTGGAACCGATCCCCTGGTGCGGGGAAGGCTTTTATTTCGAGCCGGAAGAGGATCGTCCGGGGAAACACGTCTACCATGCCGCCGGGCTGTATTACATCCAGGAACCCAGCGCCATGGCCCCGGTGGTGGCCCTGGATCCCCGACCGGGAGAACGGGTGTTGGACCTTTGTGCCGCTCCCGGCGGGAAAACAACCCAAATCGCCGCCCGCATGAGGGGCCAGGGCCTTCTGGTCGCCAACGAGATCGATCCCCGGCGGGTCAAGGTGCTGGTGGAAAACCTGGACCGCTTGGGCGTGAGCCACGCGGTGGTCCTGACCGAGTCGCCGCGGAGGCTGAGCCGACGCTTTGTCGGCTTCTTCGACCGGATCCTGGTGGACGCCCCCTGCTCCGGCGAAGGCATGTTCCGCAAGGATCCCGACGTGTGCGGACGGTGGAGTCCGCGGGCCACTCGACGCTGCGCCGACGTGCAGCTGGAGATTCTGGAAGCGGCCGCCGCAATGCTCCGCCCCGGCGGGCGGCTCACCTATTCCACCTGCACCTTCAATCCGGTGGAAAACGAGGAAGTGATCCTCCGCTTCTTGGAACAACATCCGGAATTCGAACTGAAGCCCGTCCCCCAGGCGGAACATTACCGGGAGGGGCGTCCCGACTGGGTTGACGGTCCGTCGCAGCTCGCCCGTTCCGCCCGGCTTTGGCCCCATCACCTCCGGGGCGAGGGACATTTCGTCGCCGTCATGGAAAAGACCGGCGGTCCGGAAGGGACGGCCCCGCGTCCGGGCGCCTTTCCGCCCGTCTCCGCCGACGCCAAAAACAAATTGAAGCAGTTTGCCCGGGAAACGCTGGCGGAAGGCCCCCCCGACGGCCCCTTCACCCTGTACGGAGAGCACCTGTACCTTCTGCCGGGTCCTCTCCCCACTCTGAAGGGGCTCAAGGTGGAACGCCCGGGATGCTATCTGGGGCAGGTGAAAAAGGGGCGGTTTGTCCCCTCCCACTCCTGGTCGATGACCCTGACGCCGGACCGCGTCAAGCGTGCCGTCTCCTTCGCCGAGGACAGCCCCGAACTCCACCGCTACCTCCGCGGGGAGACGCTGCCCCATTCCGGGGAGAAGGGATGGGTTCTTGTGACCGTCGACCGCTTTCCCCTCGGCTGGGGGAAAATCTCCGGAGGAATGTTGAAAAATCACTTTCCCAAGTGGCTGCGGTGGGATTGA